One genomic segment of Clostridium saccharoperbutylacetonicum N1-4(HMT) includes these proteins:
- the pta gene encoding phosphate acetyltransferase, with the protein MDLMKKIWAAAQSDKRRIVLPEGNEERNIEAAGKIQELGLAYPILIGGKDEIEAKAKELDVDLSGIEIIDPEKSENLNKYITAFYELRKSKGVTMEKADKIVRDPLYFATMMVKLDDADGMVSGAVHTTGDLLRPGLQIIKTAPGVSVVSSFFIMQVPGSTYGEQGTLIFSDCAVNPNPNEDQLAAIAIATAETAKRLCNMDPKVAMLSFSTMGSADNELVDKVRNATQKAKEMRPDLDIDGELQLDAAIVKKVADQKAPNSKVAGKANVLVFPDLQAGNIGYKLVQRFANAEAIGPICQGFDKPINDLSRGCSSDDIVNVVALTAVQAQNNK; encoded by the coding sequence ATGGACCTTATGAAAAAAATATGGGCAGCAGCTCAATCTGATAAAAGAAGAATCGTTCTTCCGGAGGGAAATGAAGAAAGAAATATTGAGGCTGCAGGAAAAATACAAGAATTAGGACTAGCATATCCAATTTTAATTGGTGGGAAAGACGAAATAGAAGCTAAAGCAAAGGAATTGGATGTAGACTTATCTGGAATTGAAATTATAGATCCAGAGAAATCGGAAAACTTAAACAAGTATATTACAGCCTTTTATGAATTAAGAAAAAGTAAAGGCGTAACTATGGAAAAGGCTGATAAAATTGTAAGAGATCCTCTATATTTCGCTACAATGATGGTTAAACTAGATGATGCAGATGGAATGGTATCTGGAGCAGTTCATACAACTGGAGATTTATTAAGACCAGGATTACAAATAATAAAGACAGCACCAGGTGTATCTGTAGTTTCAAGTTTCTTTATAATGCAAGTGCCAGGATCTACTTATGGAGAACAAGGAACTCTTATATTCTCTGACTGTGCAGTTAACCCAAATCCAAATGAAGACCAATTAGCCGCTATTGCTATTGCAACGGCTGAAACAGCAAAGAGATTATGTAACATGGATCCTAAAGTAGCAATGCTGTCATTCTCCACAATGGGAAGTGCAGATAATGAATTGGTTGATAAAGTTAGAAATGCAACACAAAAAGCAAAAGAAATGAGACCAGATTTAGATATTGATGGTGAACTTCAATTAGATGCAGCAATTGTTAAAAAAGTAGCTGATCAAAAGGCACCAAATAGTAAAGTAGCAGGAAAAGCTAATGTTTTAGTATTCCCAGATTTACAAGCTGGAAACATAGGTTATAAATTAGTCCAAAGATTTGCAAATGCAGAAGCTATTGGGCCTATTTGTCAAGGCTTTGATAAACCAATAAATGATTTATCAAGAGGATGTAGTTCAGATGATATCGTAAATGTTGTTGCATTAACTGCTGTACAAGCGCAAAACAATAAATAG